One genomic segment of Musa acuminata AAA Group cultivar baxijiao unplaced genomic scaffold, Cavendish_Baxijiao_AAA HiC_scaffold_1144, whole genome shotgun sequence includes these proteins:
- the LOC135671612 gene encoding uncharacterized protein LOC135671612 isoform X1, producing the protein MGPLVTDPSSRRLCFCSISHAAAFLCFVFILGTSFVVFDYEEKVSTGASTDFVGITRGTSEIGLSNLQARQADSWSHDTNLGTTGFNSCKRTCISSGSEPLPKGIVCQTSDMEMVPLWGPPNGKENNILQKSLLAMPVGIKQKEIVNQIIIKFASSDFTIILFHYDGVVDEWKDLQWSGSALHISAINQTKWWFAKRFLHPDIVAPYKYVFLWDEDLEVENFHPEKYLTIVEREGLEISQPALEPAKSRIHHQITVRSRKGDVHRCCCVPSRTDQYYAIYFVASGIYSILLVCDVYFS; encoded by the exons ATG GGTCCTCTTGTAACCGATCCCTCAAGTCGGAGATTATGCTTTTGTAGCATCTCCCATGCAGCTGCTTTCCTATGTTTTGTGTTCATCCTTGGGACCTCCTTTGTTGTATTTGATTATGAGGAG AAAGTGTCGACTGGGGCATCAACTGACTTTGTAGGGATAACTCGAGGCACATCAGAGATTGGCCTATCAAACTTGCAGGCCCGTCAAGCTGATTCATGGTCTCATGACACCAATTTGGGGACCACCGGGTTCAACTCATGCAAG CGTACATGCATATCTTCGGGAAGTGAACCATTGCCAAAAGGAATTGTTTGCCAGACATCAGACATGGAAATGGTGCCTCTATGGGGTCCTCCAAATGGAAAG GAAAATAACATTTTGCAAAAGAGCTTATTGGCGATGCCAGTTGGAATTAAACAAAAGGAaattgtaaatcaaatcataatcaAG TTTGCTTCCAGTGACTTCACTATAATTCTTTTTCACTACGATGGTGTTGTTGATGAATGGAAAGACTTACAATGGAGTGGCAGTGCTTTACATATTTCTGCAATCAATCAAACAAAATG GTGGTTTGCTAAACGCTTTTTACATCCAGACATAGTTGCACCATACAAGTATGTCTTCCTATGGGATGAGGATCTTGAAGTGGAAAATTTTCATCCTGAAAA ATACTTAACAATTGTTGAAAGGGAAGGCTTGGAGATATCACAGCCTGCACTTGAGCCAGCGAAATCTAGGATTCACCATCAGATTACTGTTCGTTCAAGGAAAGGAGATGTACACAGGTGCTGTTGTGTCCCCAGTAGAACTGATCAATACTATGCTATTTATTTTGTTGCAAGTGGAATCTATTCCATACTTCTGGTATGTGATGTCTACTTCTCATAG
- the LOC135671612 gene encoding uncharacterized protein LOC135671612 isoform X2 has translation MGPLVTDPSSRRLCFCSISHAAAFLCFVFILGTSFVVFDYEEKVSTGASTDFVGITRGTSEIGLSNLQARQADSWSHDTNLGTTGFNSCKRTCISSGSEPLPKGIVCQTSDMEMVPLWGPPNGKENNILQKSLLAMPVGIKQKEIVNQIIIKFASSDFTIILFHYDGVVDEWKDLQWSGSALHISAINQTKWWFAKRFLHPDIVAPYKYVFLWDEDLEVENFHPEKYLTIVEREGLEISQPALEPAKSRIHHQITVRSRKGDVHRRMYKFNGGSKCYQNSSAPPCTG, from the exons ATG GGTCCTCTTGTAACCGATCCCTCAAGTCGGAGATTATGCTTTTGTAGCATCTCCCATGCAGCTGCTTTCCTATGTTTTGTGTTCATCCTTGGGACCTCCTTTGTTGTATTTGATTATGAGGAG AAAGTGTCGACTGGGGCATCAACTGACTTTGTAGGGATAACTCGAGGCACATCAGAGATTGGCCTATCAAACTTGCAGGCCCGTCAAGCTGATTCATGGTCTCATGACACCAATTTGGGGACCACCGGGTTCAACTCATGCAAG CGTACATGCATATCTTCGGGAAGTGAACCATTGCCAAAAGGAATTGTTTGCCAGACATCAGACATGGAAATGGTGCCTCTATGGGGTCCTCCAAATGGAAAG GAAAATAACATTTTGCAAAAGAGCTTATTGGCGATGCCAGTTGGAATTAAACAAAAGGAaattgtaaatcaaatcataatcaAG TTTGCTTCCAGTGACTTCACTATAATTCTTTTTCACTACGATGGTGTTGTTGATGAATGGAAAGACTTACAATGGAGTGGCAGTGCTTTACATATTTCTGCAATCAATCAAACAAAATG GTGGTTTGCTAAACGCTTTTTACATCCAGACATAGTTGCACCATACAAGTATGTCTTCCTATGGGATGAGGATCTTGAAGTGGAAAATTTTCATCCTGAAAA ATACTTAACAATTGTTGAAAGGGAAGGCTTGGAGATATCACAGCCTGCACTTGAGCCAGCGAAATCTAGGATTCACCATCAGATTACTGTTCGTTCAAGGAAAGGAGATGTACACAG AAGGATGTACAAGTTCAATGGTGGCAGCAAATGTTACCAGAACAGTAGTGCTCCTCCGTGCACTGGGTGA